The proteins below are encoded in one region of Juglans microcarpa x Juglans regia isolate MS1-56 chromosome 4D, Jm3101_v1.0, whole genome shotgun sequence:
- the LOC121259446 gene encoding BTB/POZ and MATH domain-containing protein 2-like: MGKVLRESPNSRPSFSYSSSSSSPSPSTTTSTSITETVNGSHQFKISGYSLSKGMGIGKYMASDTFVVGGYSWAIYFYPDGKSVEDNAAYVSLFIALASEGTDVRALFELTLFDQSGKERHKVHTHFGRTPDSGPYTLKYRGSMWGYKRFFKRTALETSDYLKDDCLSVHCSVGVVRSYTEGPKIYSIAPPPSSIGQHFGKLLESGKGTDVNFEVDGETFAAHKLVLAARSPVFRAQLVGPMRDQNTQCIKVEDMEAPVFKTLLHFIYWDSLPDMQELTGLNSKWASTLMAQHLLAAADRYGLERLRVLCEAKLCEGVAINTVATTLALAEQHHCFQLKAVCLKFVAMLENLKAVMQTDGFEYLKQSCPSVLTELLEYVARVSEHSVIVCRHGNEAILDGGDVNGRRVKQRL, encoded by the exons ATGGGAAAGGTTCTTAGAGAAAGCCCCAATTCCAGGCCgtctttttcttattcttcttcctcttcttctccttcgcCTTCCACTACGACATCGACGTCCATAACCGAGACCGTGAACGGCTCTCACCAGTTCAAGATCTCGGGGTACTCGCTCTCCAAGGGGATGGGAATCGGGAAGTATATGGCCTCCGATACCTTCGTCGTCGGCGGCTACTCGTGGGCGATCTATTTCTACCCCGATGGGAAGAGCGTTGAAGACAATGCCGCTTACGTTTCTCTCTTCATCGCGCTGGCCAGCGAAGGGACCGACGTTAGGGCGCTCTTCGAATTGACGCTCTTCGACCAGAGCGGCAAGGAGAGGCACAAGGTGCACACCCACTTCGGGAGGACTCCGGACAGTGGACCCTATACGCTCAAATATCGTGGTAGCATGTG GGGTTACAAGCGGTTTTTCAAAAGAACTGCTCTAGAGACATCCGACTACCTCAAAGATGATTGCCTTTCGGTTCACTGTAGCGTTGGTGTTGTGAGATCATATACAGAGGGGCCTAAGATTTACTCCATTGCACCACCACCTTCTAGTATTGGTCAACATTTTGGGAAACTACTAGAAAGTGGAAAGGGAACGGATGTGAATTTTGAAGTTGATGGGGAAACGTTTGCAGCGCATAAGTTGGTACTTGCAGCTCGTTCACCTGTGTTTAGGGCTCAACTTGTTGGTCCAATGAGGGACCAGAATACCCAGTGTATAAAAGTTGAAGACATGGAGGCTCCTGTTTTTAAG ACTTTGCTTCATTTTATATACTGGGACTCTCTACCTGACATGCAAGAACTTActggtttgaattcaaaatggGCTTCTACTTTGATGGCTCAGCATCTGCTTGCAGCAGCTGATCGGTATGGCCTTGAAAGACTCAGGGTGCTATGTGAGGCCAAACTTTGTGAAGGTGTTGCAATAAACACAGTAGCAACGACATTAGCTTTGGCGGAGCAGCATCACTGTTTCCAGCTGAAAGCTGTGTGTCTCAAATTTGTTGCAATGCTTGAAAATCTGAAAG cTGTGATGCAGACAGATGGTTTTGAATACTTAAAGCAGAGCTGCCCCTCTGTCCTGACAGAACTCTTGGAGTATGTGGCTAGAGTTAGCGAACACTCTGTCATTGTGTGCAGGCATGGGAATGAAGCTATCCTCGATGGCGGCGACGTGAATGGTAGGCGGGTGAAGCAAAGACTATAG
- the LOC121259448 gene encoding BTB/POZ and MATH domain-containing protein 2-like, which produces MGKVLRESPNSRPSFSYSSSSSSPSPSTTTSTSITETVNGSHQFKISGYSLSKGMGIGKYMASDTFVVGGYSWAIYFYPDGKSVEDNAAYVSLFIALASEGTDVRALFELTLFDQSGKERHKVHTHFGRTPDSGPYTLKYRGSMWGYKRFFKRTGLETSDYLKDDCLSVHCSVGVVRSYTEGPKIYSIAPPPSSIGQHFGKLLESGKGTDVSFEVDGETFAAHKLVLAARSPVFRAQLIGPMRDHNSQCIKVEDMEAPVFKTLLHFIYWDSLPDMQELTGLNSKWASTLMAQHLLAAADRYGLERLRVLCEAKLCEGVAINTVATTLALAEQHHCFQLKAVCLKFVAMLENLKAVMQTDGFEYLKQSCPSVLTELLEYVGRVSEHSVIVCRHGNEAILDGSDVNGRRVKQRL; this is translated from the exons ATGGGAAAGGTTCTTAGAGAAAGCCCCAATTCGAGGCCgtctttttcttattcttcttcctcttcttctccttcgcCTTCCACGACGACATCGACGTCCATCACCGAGACCGTGAACGGCTCTCACCAGTTCAAGATCTCGGGGTACTCGCTCTCCAAGGGGATGGGGATCGGGAAGTATATGGCCTCCGATACCTTCGTCGTCGGCGGCTACTCGTGGGCGATCTACTTCTACCCGGATGGGAAGAGCGTTGAAGACAATGCCGCCTACGTATCGCTCTTCATCGCGCTGGCCAGCGAAGGGACCGACGTCAGGGCGCTCTTCGAATTGACGCTCTTCGACCAGAGCGGCAAGGAGAGGCACAAGGTGCACACCCACTTCGGGAGGACTCCGGACAGTGGACCCTATACGCTCAAATATCGCGGTAGCATGTG GGGTTACAAGCGGTTTTTCAAAAGAACTGGTCTAGAGACATCCGACTACCTCAAAGATGATTGCCTTTCAGTTCACTGTAGCGTTGGTGTTGTGAGATCATATACAGAGGGGCCTAAGATCTACTCCATAGCACCACCACCTTCTAGCATTGGTCAACATTTTGGGAAACTACTAGAAAGTGGAAAGGGAACGGATGTGAGTTTTGAAGTTGATGGGGAAACTTTTGCCGCTCATAAGTTGGTACTTGCAGCTCGTTCACCTGTGTTTAGGGCTCAACTTATTGGTCCAATGAGGGATCACAATTCCCAGTGTATAAAGGTTGAAGACATGGAGGCTCCTGTTTTTAAG ACTTTGCTTCATTTTATATACTGGGACTCTCTACCTGACATGCAAGAGCTTActggtttgaattcaaaatggGCTTCTACTTTGATGGCTCAGCATCTGCTTGCAGCAGCTGATCGGTATGGCCTTGAAAGACTCAGGGTGCTATGTGAGGCCAAACTTTGTGAAGGTGTTGCAATAAACACAGTAGCGACGACATTAGCTTTGGCGGAGCAGCATCACTGTTTCCAGCTGAAAGCTGTGTGTCTCAAATTTGTTGCAATGCTTGAAAATCTGAAAG CTGTGATGCAGACAGATGGTTTTGAATACTTAAAGCAGAGCTGCCCCTCTGTCCTTACAGAACTCTTGGAGTACGTGGGTAGAGTTAGCGAACACTCCGTCATTGTATGCAGGCATGGGAATGAAGCTATCCTTGATGGCAGCGATGTGAATGGTAGGCGGGTGAAGCAAAGACTATAG